Proteins from a single region of Oreochromis niloticus isolate F11D_XX linkage group LG7, O_niloticus_UMD_NMBU, whole genome shotgun sequence:
- the dgcr2 gene encoding integral membrane protein DGCR2/IDD isoform X3: protein MLPKADSSSFVLFSLLFVLTLTDPPRAEQRCSPGQFACRSGKMQCIPMSWQCDGWTACEDKSDEMDCPQERFRYGSGYDQVEDVIGVAQPVRFNKKCPSGWHHYEKTASCYKVYLKNENYWQAVDTCQKVNGSLATFVTNEELQFILKIEVDFDDKVCRDQCKFWVGYQYVITNQSHSLDGRWEVAYKGSMQVFLPPEGLKDLGEASATQDNVFCAQLQRFQYKSMNERGLHSWHAENCYKKFPFLCKRSMGQTCVDIKDNVVNEGYYFTPKGDDPCLSCTCHDGEPEMCVAALCERPQGCQHFRKDPKECCKFTCLDPDGNSLFDSMASGMRLIVSCISSFLILSLLLFMVHRLRQRRRERIETLIGGNLHHFNLGRRVPGFDYGPDAFGTGLTPLHLSDDGEGGAFHFQEPPPPYAAYKYPDIQHPDDPPPPYEASINPDSLLYVDLGHGGVSIVPSQMNAMGDGLQANIPNTTGPVPDSTPSCQEREDSIDSSTLLVGPDTPTDGHAPACMPADCASSLSTVV, encoded by the exons agcagcGCTGCAGCCCCGGGCAGTTTGCCTGCCGCAGTGGGAAGATGCAGTGTATCCCGATGTCCTGGCAGTGTGACGGCTGGACAGCGTGTGAGGACAAGAGTGACGAGATGGACTGTCCCC AGGAGAGGTTTCGTTATGGCAGCGGGTACGACCAGGTGGAAGACGTCATCGGTGTGGCTCAGCCGGTGCGCTTCAACA AGAAATGCCCCAGCGGGTGGCATCACTACGAGAAAACGGCGAGCTGCTACAAAGTGTACCTGAAGAACGAGAACTACTGGCAGGCCGTGGATACGTGTCAGAAAGTCAACGGCTCGTTGGCCACGTTTGTGACCAATGAGGAGCTGCAGTTCATACTGAAGATCGAGGTGGACTTTGACGATAAAGTGTGCAGAGACCAGTGCAA attttGGGTGGGTTACCAGTATGTGATCACCAATCAGAGCCACTCCTTGGATGGCCGCTGGGAAGTAGCATATAAAG GCTCTATGCAGGTGTTTTTGCCTCCTGAGGGTCTGAAAGACTTGGGGGAGGCCTCCGCCACCCAAGACAATGTCTTCTGTGCGCAGCTGCAGCGCTTTCAGTACAAAAGCATGAACGAGCGAGGCCTGCACAGCTGGCACGCTGAGAACTGTTACAAGAAGTTTCCGTTTCTGTGCAAGAGGAGTATGG GGCAAACGTGTGTGGATATAAAAGACAATGTCGTAAACGAGGGCTACTACTTCACCCCCAAGGGAGACGACCCGTGTCTCAGCTGCACATGTCATGACGGCGAGCCTGAGATGTGCGTCGCCGCGCTGTGTGAGCGGCCACAAGGCTGCCAGCACTTCCGCAAGGATCCCAAAGAGTGCTGCAAGTTCACCTGCCTCGATCCAG ATGGGAATAGTCTGTTTGACTCGATGGCCAGTGGGATGAGGCTGATCGTCAGCTGCATCTCGTCCTTCCTTAtcctctctctgctgctcttcaTGGTACACAGACTGCGTCAGAGAAGACGTGAACGCATCGAAACGCTGATTGGAGGAAACT tgcATCACTTTAACCTTGGAAGACGAGTCCCAGGCTTTGACTACGGCCCAGACGCCTTTGGCACCGGTCTCACTCCCCTGCATCTGTCCGATGATGGGGAGGGAGGCGCTTTTCATTTCCAAGAGCCTCCTCCGCCTTACGCAGCCTACAAATACCCCGACATCCAGCATCCTGACGACCCCCCTCCTCCATACGAAGCCTCCATAAACCCAGACAGCCTCCTCTACGTGGACCTCG GGCATGGTGGGGTTTCCATCGTGCCGAGCCAGATGAACGCCATGGGTGACGGGCTCCAGGCCAATATTCCCAACACGACAGGCCCCGTGCCAGACTCCACGCCATCCTGTCAGGAGAGGGAGGACTCCATAGACAGCAGCACCCTCCTGGTGGGGCCCGACACACCGACAGATGGCCACGCCCCCGCCTGCATGCCTGCAGACTGCGCCTCCTCCCTCAGCACCGTGGTATAA
- the dgcr2 gene encoding integral membrane protein DGCR2/IDD isoform X2, whose amino-acid sequence MLPKADSSSFVLFSLLFVLTLTDPPRAGPRVALARLLSEQRCSPGQFACRSGKMQCIPMSWQCDGWTACEDKSDEMDCPQERFRYGSGYDQVEDVIGVAQPVRFNKKCPSGWHHYEKTASCYKVYLKNENYWQAVDTCQKVNGSLATFVTNEELQFILKIEVDFDDKVCRDQCKFWVGYQYVITNQSHSLDGRWEVAYKGSMQVFLPPEGLKDLGEASATQDNVFCAQLQRFQYKSMNERGLHSWHAENCYKKFPFLCKRRQTCVDIKDNVVNEGYYFTPKGDDPCLSCTCHDGEPEMCVAALCERPQGCQHFRKDPKECCKFTCLDPDGNSLFDSMASGMRLIVSCISSFLILSLLLFMVHRLRQRRRERIETLIGGNLHHFNLGRRVPGFDYGPDAFGTGLTPLHLSDDGEGGAFHFQEPPPPYAAYKYPDIQHPDDPPPPYEASINPDSLLYVDLGHGGVSIVPSQMNAMGDGLQANIPNTTGPVPDSTPSCQEREDSIDSSTLLVGPDTPTDGHAPACMPADCASSLSTVV is encoded by the exons agcagcGCTGCAGCCCCGGGCAGTTTGCCTGCCGCAGTGGGAAGATGCAGTGTATCCCGATGTCCTGGCAGTGTGACGGCTGGACAGCGTGTGAGGACAAGAGTGACGAGATGGACTGTCCCC AGGAGAGGTTTCGTTATGGCAGCGGGTACGACCAGGTGGAAGACGTCATCGGTGTGGCTCAGCCGGTGCGCTTCAACA AGAAATGCCCCAGCGGGTGGCATCACTACGAGAAAACGGCGAGCTGCTACAAAGTGTACCTGAAGAACGAGAACTACTGGCAGGCCGTGGATACGTGTCAGAAAGTCAACGGCTCGTTGGCCACGTTTGTGACCAATGAGGAGCTGCAGTTCATACTGAAGATCGAGGTGGACTTTGACGATAAAGTGTGCAGAGACCAGTGCAA attttGGGTGGGTTACCAGTATGTGATCACCAATCAGAGCCACTCCTTGGATGGCCGCTGGGAAGTAGCATATAAAG GCTCTATGCAGGTGTTTTTGCCTCCTGAGGGTCTGAAAGACTTGGGGGAGGCCTCCGCCACCCAAGACAATGTCTTCTGTGCGCAGCTGCAGCGCTTTCAGTACAAAAGCATGAACGAGCGAGGCCTGCACAGCTGGCACGCTGAGAACTGTTACAAGAAGTTTCCGTTTCTGTGCAAGAGGA GGCAAACGTGTGTGGATATAAAAGACAATGTCGTAAACGAGGGCTACTACTTCACCCCCAAGGGAGACGACCCGTGTCTCAGCTGCACATGTCATGACGGCGAGCCTGAGATGTGCGTCGCCGCGCTGTGTGAGCGGCCACAAGGCTGCCAGCACTTCCGCAAGGATCCCAAAGAGTGCTGCAAGTTCACCTGCCTCGATCCAG ATGGGAATAGTCTGTTTGACTCGATGGCCAGTGGGATGAGGCTGATCGTCAGCTGCATCTCGTCCTTCCTTAtcctctctctgctgctcttcaTGGTACACAGACTGCGTCAGAGAAGACGTGAACGCATCGAAACGCTGATTGGAGGAAACT tgcATCACTTTAACCTTGGAAGACGAGTCCCAGGCTTTGACTACGGCCCAGACGCCTTTGGCACCGGTCTCACTCCCCTGCATCTGTCCGATGATGGGGAGGGAGGCGCTTTTCATTTCCAAGAGCCTCCTCCGCCTTACGCAGCCTACAAATACCCCGACATCCAGCATCCTGACGACCCCCCTCCTCCATACGAAGCCTCCATAAACCCAGACAGCCTCCTCTACGTGGACCTCG GGCATGGTGGGGTTTCCATCGTGCCGAGCCAGATGAACGCCATGGGTGACGGGCTCCAGGCCAATATTCCCAACACGACAGGCCCCGTGCCAGACTCCACGCCATCCTGTCAGGAGAGGGAGGACTCCATAGACAGCAGCACCCTCCTGGTGGGGCCCGACACACCGACAGATGGCCACGCCCCCGCCTGCATGCCTGCAGACTGCGCCTCCTCCCTCAGCACCGTGGTATAA
- the dgcr2 gene encoding integral membrane protein DGCR2/IDD isoform X1: MLPKADSSSFVLFSLLFVLTLTDPPRAGPRVALARLLSEQRCSPGQFACRSGKMQCIPMSWQCDGWTACEDKSDEMDCPQERFRYGSGYDQVEDVIGVAQPVRFNKKCPSGWHHYEKTASCYKVYLKNENYWQAVDTCQKVNGSLATFVTNEELQFILKIEVDFDDKVCRDQCKFWVGYQYVITNQSHSLDGRWEVAYKGSMQVFLPPEGLKDLGEASATQDNVFCAQLQRFQYKSMNERGLHSWHAENCYKKFPFLCKRSMGQTCVDIKDNVVNEGYYFTPKGDDPCLSCTCHDGEPEMCVAALCERPQGCQHFRKDPKECCKFTCLDPDGNSLFDSMASGMRLIVSCISSFLILSLLLFMVHRLRQRRRERIETLIGGNLHHFNLGRRVPGFDYGPDAFGTGLTPLHLSDDGEGGAFHFQEPPPPYAAYKYPDIQHPDDPPPPYEASINPDSLLYVDLGHGGVSIVPSQMNAMGDGLQANIPNTTGPVPDSTPSCQEREDSIDSSTLLVGPDTPTDGHAPACMPADCASSLSTVV, from the exons agcagcGCTGCAGCCCCGGGCAGTTTGCCTGCCGCAGTGGGAAGATGCAGTGTATCCCGATGTCCTGGCAGTGTGACGGCTGGACAGCGTGTGAGGACAAGAGTGACGAGATGGACTGTCCCC AGGAGAGGTTTCGTTATGGCAGCGGGTACGACCAGGTGGAAGACGTCATCGGTGTGGCTCAGCCGGTGCGCTTCAACA AGAAATGCCCCAGCGGGTGGCATCACTACGAGAAAACGGCGAGCTGCTACAAAGTGTACCTGAAGAACGAGAACTACTGGCAGGCCGTGGATACGTGTCAGAAAGTCAACGGCTCGTTGGCCACGTTTGTGACCAATGAGGAGCTGCAGTTCATACTGAAGATCGAGGTGGACTTTGACGATAAAGTGTGCAGAGACCAGTGCAA attttGGGTGGGTTACCAGTATGTGATCACCAATCAGAGCCACTCCTTGGATGGCCGCTGGGAAGTAGCATATAAAG GCTCTATGCAGGTGTTTTTGCCTCCTGAGGGTCTGAAAGACTTGGGGGAGGCCTCCGCCACCCAAGACAATGTCTTCTGTGCGCAGCTGCAGCGCTTTCAGTACAAAAGCATGAACGAGCGAGGCCTGCACAGCTGGCACGCTGAGAACTGTTACAAGAAGTTTCCGTTTCTGTGCAAGAGGAGTATGG GGCAAACGTGTGTGGATATAAAAGACAATGTCGTAAACGAGGGCTACTACTTCACCCCCAAGGGAGACGACCCGTGTCTCAGCTGCACATGTCATGACGGCGAGCCTGAGATGTGCGTCGCCGCGCTGTGTGAGCGGCCACAAGGCTGCCAGCACTTCCGCAAGGATCCCAAAGAGTGCTGCAAGTTCACCTGCCTCGATCCAG ATGGGAATAGTCTGTTTGACTCGATGGCCAGTGGGATGAGGCTGATCGTCAGCTGCATCTCGTCCTTCCTTAtcctctctctgctgctcttcaTGGTACACAGACTGCGTCAGAGAAGACGTGAACGCATCGAAACGCTGATTGGAGGAAACT tgcATCACTTTAACCTTGGAAGACGAGTCCCAGGCTTTGACTACGGCCCAGACGCCTTTGGCACCGGTCTCACTCCCCTGCATCTGTCCGATGATGGGGAGGGAGGCGCTTTTCATTTCCAAGAGCCTCCTCCGCCTTACGCAGCCTACAAATACCCCGACATCCAGCATCCTGACGACCCCCCTCCTCCATACGAAGCCTCCATAAACCCAGACAGCCTCCTCTACGTGGACCTCG GGCATGGTGGGGTTTCCATCGTGCCGAGCCAGATGAACGCCATGGGTGACGGGCTCCAGGCCAATATTCCCAACACGACAGGCCCCGTGCCAGACTCCACGCCATCCTGTCAGGAGAGGGAGGACTCCATAGACAGCAGCACCCTCCTGGTGGGGCCCGACACACCGACAGATGGCCACGCCCCCGCCTGCATGCCTGCAGACTGCGCCTCCTCCCTCAGCACCGTGGTATAA